CGGCTCAATACCGTTTCGGCTGCCCGATGGCCGATAAGGGATTTCAGGACGCATAATTCCTGCCTTCCCGGGTGTCTTTCGTCATTTGACTTGGGAATGGATTTTTTCTTCTTCATCATATATAAATCTATTCAAGATGGGTGCCACTGAGCGGTGTTACATATGTTTTCCGGCTTTTATTGAAGTCATCACCTCAAAGGAAATGGACGTGGTTGATCTGACAGCCGATCTGAAAGAGAAGATCAAGGCGTCAGGTGTCTTTGATGGTGTCGCTACCCTTTTTGTGGCCGGTTCCACAGCCGCCCTCACCACAATTGAGTTTGAGCCCGGGGCCGTCAATGACCTGAAAAAAGCCCTCTCCAGGCTTGCCCCGGAGGGTCAAAAATACGATCATGATTCCCGGTGGGGGGACGGAAACGGAAGATCCCACGTCAGAGCCGCTCTTCTCGGACCCTCCCTCTCGATACCCATCAGAGAGGGTGAAGTCGTACTGGGTACCTGGCAGCAGGTCGTTCTTGTGGAGTTGGACCTCAGGAGCAGAAACCGTCTCATCTATGTCCACGTATCCGGTACTGTCCCCAGTCCAGTATCGGTCCCGTGAGATTCCTCGATTCCACTGAGCTTGAGAAGATCCTGAAATTCCCGGTACGCCCGGACGGCCAGGTCTCGGGGAGCCTTATCACCATGACCCTTTGTGATGTCCACCAGATTATGGGAGAGGCGGAACTCGGGCCGGACGATGCCGGTACCAAGGAAGCCAGGCGAATCAAGCGGCCTTCCCGGCGTTCGACCGGTGAGGAAATCGGATGGTGGGATCTGGGACAGGGCGCCTATTGGATCACATACAACGAGAGGGTGGAAATTCCTCCCGACTGCGTCCTCGTCATCCAGCCCCATAAACGGATTCTGAGTAACGGTGTGTGGCATCCTGCGGTTTTGATCCGTGATTGGGATAAAGAGATGGAGGGGATGCTTTTGACCGTTTCATCCAGGGGAATAAGGGCGAGCGAAAACACGGTAATATCATGCGGTTTTGTCCTTCAGGTGGACTGACCCCATAAACAACGGTGTTGACAGGATAATATTTATCTGTTAGCAGGGAGAACCATGGATAGATTGTTTGCGAAAACCAGAAATGTTGTCTCAGCCGGTTATTGGTGGTGGCGGGTAGATTCTGCAAGGGGGGCACTGCGCCGCTGATCCGGTAAATTTATATTCCGAAATTCAGGCCGCGGGTTCTCCATGAACCCGCGGCCTTTTTTTTAATGGGGCCGTGGGTAAACCCGGCCCCATTTTTATACGGAGGATGACATGAATACGGCAACCGCTCATAGAGTGCAGGGCATGTGTTTGAAATGCGCCTACAGGGAACTTCCCTTCGAACTGGGCGAAATGCCCGAGCTGGACAGGGCTCTGGGTCCGCTGGGGCCCATAGGCTTTCTGGAAAGCCGGGAGGGAACGGAGAAGTGGGCCCGTTACGGCATCGCTGCGGCCCGTCCCCTGTTCGCCCTTGAAGGTTCGAAGAATCGGTACATCCTCAGGGATTTGGAGGGAAACGTTACGGAAGGTTCCGCGGAGGACCCCCTCGTCCTGCTTCGTTCTTTGGAGCCCAACGGTTATGTCCCTGCAGGGCTTTCCTCCTTCCGGTATGTCGGCGGGTGGATCGGTTGCCTGGGATACGAAGCGGCTGAACGTTTCGAGGGGATACCCCGCGCGGAGATCGATGATCTTGATCTGCCCGACTATGCCTTCTTCATTCCATCAATTCTCATTTTAAAAGATGCCGTTCAACGGCGGCTGGTATTGGTGGCGTGGGCCCGTGATGGCGAGAGGGCTGAGGAACTGATCACCATGGCCCGGTCCCTTCTTCCCGAACATCTGGAAGAGCCGTCGGAAGATCCCCCCGAAACGCTGCTTCGAATAGCGGAATCTTCCTGTACAAAAGACCGGTTTCTTCGGGATGTAGCCAGGGCCAGGAATTTTATCAACGATGGTGAATTGATACAGGTGGTCCTTTCCCGTCGATGGGAGGTATCCCCGTCCCCGCCGCCGGAGGATGTCTATCGGTCCCTGTCGAGCCTGAACCCGTCTCCATACCATTTCTATCTTCGCTTCCAGGGCGGGGTCCTGCTGGGCGCGTCACCGGAACTACTCGTCAGGAGGGAGAACGACAC
This Deltaproteobacteria bacterium DNA region includes the following protein-coding sequences:
- a CDS encoding YjbQ family protein translates to MGATERCYICFPAFIEVITSKEMDVVDLTADLKEKIKASGVFDGVATLFVAGSTAALTTIEFEPGAVNDLKKALSRLAPEGQKYDHDSRWGDGNGRSHVRAALLGPSLSIPIREGEVVLGTWQQVVLVELDLRSRNRLIYVHVSGTVPSPVSVP
- a CDS encoding anthranilate synthase component I family protein, which codes for MNTATAHRVQGMCLKCAYRELPFELGEMPELDRALGPLGPIGFLESREGTEKWARYGIAAARPLFALEGSKNRYILRDLEGNVTEGSAEDPLVLLRSLEPNGYVPAGLSSFRYVGGWIGCLGYEAAERFEGIPRAEIDDLDLPDYAFFIPSILILKDAVQRRLVLVAWARDGERAEELITMARSLLPEHLEEPSEDPPETLLRIAESSCTKDRFLRDVARARNFINDGELIQVVLSRRWEVSPSPPPEDVYRSLSSLNPSPYHFYLRFQGGVLLGASPELLVRRENDTLTVRPIAGTRRRGSNREEDLAQAADLLADPKERAEHIMLVDLGRNDLGRVSASGSVEVTRRMEVESFSHVMHLVSEVRSYIATGKDSYDTLRATFPAGTVSGAPKVRAMQAISEMEPVVRGPYAGGVGYFDIRGNMDFCITIRSVFFSGERAFVQSGAGIVADSVPERECDEIQAKAEAMFQAFGNVEVLP